The segment TTTGGAACAGGGTACGAGATTCATTCGTAGCAGACGATGACAATTCGATATGAGCGGAAATGAATTGAAGTGGATCATTAATCATGAACATGACGGCATGATTATACGTGATTATTTGCGAATGTACCAAGGGTTTTCAAGAAGAATGATAAAAACAATAAAATTTGATGGTGGTAAAATTTTAGTCAATGGATCTATGAAAAATGTGCGTTATTGTTTATCAGCTGGCGATCGCTTGCATGTACAATTTCCTGAAGAGATGATTGGAAATAATATAAAACCGGAAGTAATGGAGCTTATAATTGTATATGAAGATGATTATATCATCGTAATTGACAAGCCTGCTGGAATTCCGACCCTTCCATCTATTAATCACCCGTCAGGTACGATTGCAAATGGATTGTTAGGTTATTATAATAAGAACAACATCCCTTACACGGTCCATATTGTTACAAGGCTCGATATGGATACATCCGGACTTGTTTTAATAGCAAAGCATCAATTAAGTCATTCATTGCTTTCTGCTTCCCACAAATCCGGAAAAGTGAAACGGAAATATAAAGCCGTTATCGAAGGGCATCTCACGAAGAAAGAAGGGACGATAGATGCCCCTATTGTACGGAAAGAAAATTCGATAATTGAACGTACAGTAACAGAGGCAGGGAAAAGAGCAGTGACGCATTACAAGGTGATTTGCGAGTACCTGAATCATTCTTTGATCGAGATCGAATTGGACACAGGCAGGACGCATCAAATCCGTGTACACTTTTCCAATTTTGCCCATCCGATTGCCGGAGATGATTTGTATGGCGGATCTACAGAAAAAATAGCACGGCAGGCATTGCATTGTTTTGAGCTTAGCGTGGAACATCCATCGACAAAGGAAATCATGTTATTTCATGCACCCCTTTTAAAGGACATGAAAAGGCTGATTAAAATGGAAAGGACTTAAATTTATCTGCC is part of the Virgibacillus sp. NKC19-16 genome and harbors:
- a CDS encoding RluA family pseudouridine synthase produces the protein MSGNELKWIINHEHDGMIIRDYLRMYQGFSRRMIKTIKFDGGKILVNGSMKNVRYCLSAGDRLHVQFPEEMIGNNIKPEVMELIIVYEDDYIIVIDKPAGIPTLPSINHPSGTIANGLLGYYNKNNIPYTVHIVTRLDMDTSGLVLIAKHQLSHSLLSASHKSGKVKRKYKAVIEGHLTKKEGTIDAPIVRKENSIIERTVTEAGKRAVTHYKVICEYLNHSLIEIELDTGRTHQIRVHFSNFAHPIAGDDLYGGSTEKIARQALHCFELSVEHPSTKEIMLFHAPLLKDMKRLIKMERT